The window CACAGCCTCCCCTTCCCCTTCAACCCTGCGAATTTCACACCCGCTTATAGTGATCTTCGACAAAGCCTTTAAAAGCGCTTTGGGCTGTGCCTCCTCTGTCTGAAAACAACCGGGTAATAAGGCGCCATATCCGACAATCCAGACAGTAAGGGCTATTAAAAAGAATATCTTTTTCATCTCATAGATGCTCCGTTGTTTTTAATACGACGAGAAAAAGCCTTTTCCTTGTATTATACACCGGCGCTTCAAACAGTCTTCAGCTTAGGCTTTTATGGGGTATGCGCAATAGCGGGAGTCACAGCCTTAGGCGCGGGATACAGCGAATGATAAGCACCGTAGTTGCCAAGTACTCTTTTCACATAGTCATTGGTTTCTGAAAAAGGAATTTTTTCCATGAAGGATTCAAGGGACACATTCGGGAATTGTTTTCTCCATTTGTCACAATTGCCCGGACCGGCGTTATAGCTGGCAAGGGCATAAACGGCATTGTCTTGGGATCGCGACAGCATACGCTGTATATACACGGTGCCAAGGGCAATGGAATTTAAAGGCGATTTTAAATTCGCTACATGACCCGCCGTAATACGCGCGTCCACGTCTCCGAGCCACCGCGCCGTTGCAGGCATCATTTGCAAAACGCCTGTCGCGCCGGCGCTGGATACAATACCGCTGCGAAAGGTGCTCTCTTGGCGGGCAATGGCAAGAACGAGATAGGGATCAACCTTGTTGTCGTCAGCAGTCTTCTTTACGGTATTCCAATAAGCCAAGGGGTATTCAAGGCGCCGACGTTCCGGTGAGGGGATTCCCCCTTCCATTCCCCATTGTTCCGAGACGGCATGCTGCAGCGTAGTATGCCCAAACCCCGCCTCGGCGAGAACAGGATACCACGCCTTTTTCAATGAATCAGGAATGGTATGCAGGCAATCGAGACATTCCCATTCCCCTTCTTCCAACCCGTGAATACCAAAAAATACGATACGTTCATAAATAGGATTTTCTTGTATCAGAAAGGATAGGGCAACGCCTTTCTCTTCTTCGTAAGGCAGAGCAGCGATAAAATCTTCCGTCCCGGCGACCCGTAATCTCCGATCCGGCAGGACGACAGATTTGTCTTTTCCGCCCAGCAAATAATAAGCGCGATGGGCGAAATAATGACCGGGACCCACGGCTGCAGCCAACTTCAAATAACGAAGTTCGCCCGCGGCATCACGCCGTTCTTTTTCGATTTGTGCACAACAATACAAACTTTCCGCGGCAAATTGGCCGCCGGGAAAGGCATCATTTAATTGTGCGAAGAGAGCCAGCGCTGTTGAATATTCTTTGTTTAAGCGTGCACGATTCCCCAGATTAAAGAGAGAACGAGGCGCACGGACATGATCAATGCATCGCCGGGCGAGAGCGTGATACATACGATCCGCAGCCGAATAGTCCGCTCGTTTCTCATAACGTTCCGACAATAGCCACCACCCATCGCCGGCATCTCTGCCTTCAGGAAAGAAATGGGTCAATAGGTCTGCCAGTACCTCGGCGGCGCCGAAACGTTCGGCTTTCGCCTGTTCACGAAGGCTCAGCATAAACCACAGGCGCAACCCCAAATTATCCCTGTTGTGATGCGCCTTATCTTTTAAAGAAGCGGCCCACTCCAACAAATTTCTTTGCCCGTCCATGAGTTGCGCGTCCAGGCTCTGCAAAGAGACCGTGCGTCCATCACTATCCTTCATCGTTAAGGATTCCGCCTCAAGTGCACGGCGCCCCTCCTGCAGCTCACCGCTGCGCACAAGCCCATAAATCCCCCATAGCCGATCTTCCTGACGGGGAGCCTTGATCAGCATCCGTGCCGCCACCGTACGTTCAGCCGTATAAATCGTGGTGGAAGCCACATGACGGAACCAATCGTAACCTTCTTGTACGTGCAGGGGCAGTTCCAAGGCAGTCTCTGCGTAGGTTTTGCGAAGTCCGTTTAAAAACCAGGGAAGCGGTTCAATTCCGTTGAATACCTGTTGAAAACAAACGAAACTTTTCTCAGTATCTTTGAGGCTTTGATGTAAGCGACCGAGCCGCATATAGGTCAAGCGTACCCACGGCCCTTGGGGATACTCTTTTAATACACGCCCGAAAAGAGCGGCTGCCTCCTGTGCCTTGCCTTGTTTCGCAGCCGCCTCACCGGCGCGGGATAAAGCATAAGGGGCGAGCGTTTCAGAACTTTGGGAACATTCCATAAAAAGGCGGGAAGCCGTTTCATAATTGCCGCTCCGTTGGGCTTGATCTGCTTTAAGAAAAAGATCCGAGCCGCTCAGCGATGATACCGTAGAAAAACTCAACACCAATATAAACGAGAGCATAGAAAGCACTCCATTTCGCTTTAATAGGGTTTAGATCCTCATTAGGGATTAGTCACAGGATCTGCAATCGACGGGTCTCCCCTTTTGCTTAAGGAGAACCGAGACTGCTCTTCCATTATGACTGTACGACAACGACAAGTCATCATGAATGAGTGGACTCGTCCGGCTTAGAGGCGTTCTTTTCGAGATAAGAGTTCCAGCTTCAACCCGTAATAGAGCGTTTTAAAAAGCCCTGTTAGGGTACCGCTGAAGTTCGCGTCCATAATGGCAGAGAACAATTCGAATTTCTTGCGCGACCAAGGATACCAATAACCTTCCAAGCGGCTGCTGTTGGGATCGGCCTGGATCGATTTAATATTACTAAAGGCGTGCAATCCGATTTCACCTTTATACCGGCCGAATCCGCTGTCTTTAACACCGCCAAAAGGCAAGGCGGCATTGGCAAGGGTCGCCAACACGTTGTTGATGGAGACGCTGCCCGCTTCTAAGCCTCTCGCAACACGCCAAGCTCGTTTTAAATCGCCGGACCATACACTGGAAGAAAGTCCATAGACGGAATCGTTGGCAAGGCGCAAGGCTTCTTCCTCATCTTTAAAGGGCGTCACGGTAACAATGGGTCCGAAACTCTCTTCTTTTTGTATGGGCATATCCGAGGTGACATCCACAATAATGGTGGGTTGAAAACCTTGGGTTCCCGGCATCCGTTGACCACCGGTGATAATACGCGCGCCCATGGCTGTAGACGCTTCCAATTGCTTTTCTATATCTTCGATTTGAAATTTGGTGGTCATATAGCACATAGCCAGATTTAATTCATCGTCGCCTTCTGCCGCGCGCTCGGGTGTAAGCAGCTTCTCGGTCTTTTCCTTGAACAACGTAAGGAAGCGCTCATATATGGACTCTTGGACAAACAAGCGTTCCACGGAAGTGCAGGTCTGGCCACAGTTACCAAAGGCTCCCCAGAGGGCGCCGTTGATAACCCGTTCCATGTTGACATCTTCAAAAACGACCATGGCATCCTTGCCGCCCAATTCCAGTTCCACAGGGATGAGCAGCTGCGCCGCTTTCTCCATAATTTTTTTGCCGGCCGAGACGCTGCCCGTAAAATGAATTTTGTCGGGTTTCGCGTCAATAAGCATGTCCGCCGTGCGTCGGCTTGAATAGGAGATTTGCAGCGCATTTTCCATGAATCCGCTCTCGGCTATCATAGACTCCAACAAGCCTTTGAGGGGCGTCTCTTTCGAAGGTTTTAAAATAACGGCATTCCCTGCAACAAAGGCGCAGATCCACGGAAGGATAGACAGATTGAAGGGATAATTCCACGGAGAAATAATCAATACGACGCCCATGGGCTCATAGACGATGCGGGGCTTTTTCCCAAAAAGAATCAGAGGCACAGAGGTTTTTTTATCGGCAAGCATCTTTTCCGCGTGCTTATCATAATAGGAAATTATATCCAAGGCGGGGAAGATCTCTGTGAACATAGCGTCATTGAGTGTTTTGCCCGTTTCATTGCAGATCTGTTGTGCAATGGCATCACGATGCTTTAGGATGTAGCGTTGAACTTTTTTTAATTCATTTAACCGCTGCCGTATGCTCATGGCGCGCAAGCGTGCTGCCGCTTCTCGGGCGCGCTGATAAAATCCGTCAATATCTTCGCCCGTGGGTTCCGCCACAGAATAAAGGGTTTCGCCATTTCGCGGCGCTTCGACGTCATAGCTGAATTGTTCTTGGGTAGTCATGGCGCATTCTCCTTAGTATTCTAGGGTAAGGGTGGATTTGATTG of the Candidatus Hydrogenedentota bacterium genome contains:
- a CDS encoding transglycosylase SLT domain-containing protein yields the protein MLSFILVLSFSTVSSLSGSDLFLKADQAQRSGNYETASRLFMECSQSSETLAPYALSRAGEAAAKQGKAQEAAALFGRVLKEYPQGPWVRLTYMRLGRLHQSLKDTEKSFVCFQQVFNGIEPLPWFLNGLRKTYAETALELPLHVQEGYDWFRHVASTTIYTAERTVAARMLIKAPRQEDRLWGIYGLVRSGELQEGRRALEAESLTMKDSDGRTVSLQSLDAQLMDGQRNLLEWAASLKDKAHHNRDNLGLRLWFMLSLREQAKAERFGAAEVLADLLTHFFPEGRDAGDGWWLLSERYEKRADYSAADRMYHALARRCIDHVRAPRSLFNLGNRARLNKEYSTALALFAQLNDAFPGGQFAAESLYCCAQIEKERRDAAGELRYLKLAAAVGPGHYFAHRAYYLLGGKDKSVVLPDRRLRVAGTEDFIAALPYEEEKGVALSFLIQENPIYERIVFFGIHGLEEGEWECLDCLHTIPDSLKKAWYPVLAEAGFGHTTLQHAVSEQWGMEGGIPSPERRRLEYPLAYWNTVKKTADDNKVDPYLVLAIARQESTFRSGIVSSAGATGVLQMMPATARWLGDVDARITAGHVANLKSPLNSIALGTVYIQRMLSRSQDNAVYALASYNAGPGNCDKWRKQFPNVSLESFMEKIPFSETNDYVKRVLGNYGAYHSLYPAPKAVTPAIAHTP
- a CDS encoding aldehyde dehydrogenase family protein, giving the protein MTTQEQFSYDVEAPRNGETLYSVAEPTGEDIDGFYQRAREAAARLRAMSIRQRLNELKKVQRYILKHRDAIAQQICNETGKTLNDAMFTEIFPALDIISYYDKHAEKMLADKKTSVPLILFGKKPRIVYEPMGVVLIISPWNYPFNLSILPWICAFVAGNAVILKPSKETPLKGLLESMIAESGFMENALQISYSSRRTADMLIDAKPDKIHFTGSVSAGKKIMEKAAQLLIPVELELGGKDAMVVFEDVNMERVINGALWGAFGNCGQTCTSVERLFVQESIYERFLTLFKEKTEKLLTPERAAEGDDELNLAMCYMTTKFQIEDIEKQLEASTAMGARIITGGQRMPGTQGFQPTIIVDVTSDMPIQKEESFGPIVTVTPFKDEEEALRLANDSVYGLSSSVWSGDLKRAWRVARGLEAGSVSINNVLATLANAALPFGGVKDSGFGRYKGEIGLHAFSNIKSIQADPNSSRLEGYWYPWSRKKFELFSAIMDANFSGTLTGLFKTLYYGLKLELLSRKERL